The DNA segment CCAGTAGTCCACGTCTTCCTTCAGGAAGGGGGCCTTGTCGGTCCAGGGAGAGGTGTAGCGGAGGAAGTACCAGGAGGAGCAGATAAAGGTGTCCATGGTGTCGGTCTCCCGGCGCGCCGGACCGCCGCAGGCCGGGCAGGTCGTCTGGAGCCACTCCTCGGTGTTGGGAAGGGGACTCCTCCCGCCCTCCAGCAGCTGCACATCATAGGGAAGCTCCACAGGCAGCCGGTCTTCCGGAAGGGGAACGACGCCGCAGGATTCGCAGTAGACCATGGGAATCGGGGCGCCCCAGAAGCGCTGCCGGGAGATCAGCCAGTCCCTGAGACGGAAGTGGATCTCGCTCTGTCCGTAGCCCTGTTCCTCCCCCCAGGCGATCATCCGGGGGATCGCCTCGCCTGTGGGCAGGCCGTCGAATTCGCCGGAATTGATCTGCACGCCGTCCTCTTCGAAGGCTGTCACCATGGTGGCCTCGTCGAGGGTTCCCTCTTCGGGGGCGATCACGCAGCGCACGGGGATGCCGTACTTCCGGGCAAAGTCGAGGTCACGCTGATCGTGGGCGGGGACGCCCATGATCGCGCCGGTTCCGTACTCCATAAGGATGTAGTTGGCCACATAGATGGGCACCCGTTCGCCGTTGACGGGGTTGAGCGCGTAGAAGCCGGTAAAGACACCGCGTTTCTCCGTCTCGGCAGCGGTCCGCTCCATCTCGCTTTCCAGGGAAACGCTCCGGAGGAACTCCCGGATCTCTTCGCCCTCCGCAGAGTGCCCGGCGAGCTCCTCCACCAGGGGATGCTCCGGCGCCAGGGCCATGAAGGTGACACCGTAGATGGTGTCGAAACGGGTGGTGAAGGTCTCCATCGTCCGGTCGAGCCCCTCGATGGCAAAGGCCAGCCGCATGCCTTCCGAGCGGCCGATCCAGTTCCGCTGCATCGCCTTGACGCGCTCCGGCCATCCAGGCAGATCCTCAAGGGAGTCCAGCAGCTCCTGGGCGTAGGCGGTGATGCGGAGGAACCACTGTTCGAGATTCTTCTTCCGGATCACCGATCCGCAGCGCCAGCAGTGCCCGCCGTCGATGACCTGCTCGTTGGCCAGGACGGTCTGGCACTGGGGACACCAGTTCACCGGCGCCTTCTTCCGGTAGGCCAGCCCCTGATGGTAGAGCTGGAGGAAGATCCACTGGGTCCAGCGGTAGTAGTCGGGGTTGCAGGTCTCCACACGCCTCCGCCAGTCGTAGCTGCAGCCCATCCGCTTGAGCTGCTCGGTCATCTTCTCGATATTGCTCCAGGTCCACGTGTTGGGATGGACACCGTACTGGATCGCCGCGTTCTCCGCCGGCAGTCCGAAGGCATCGTACCCCATGGGGTGCATGACGTTGTAGCCATTCATCCAGAGAAACCGCGCCAGGAGGTCTCCGATCGAGTAGTTGCGGAGATGTCCCATGTGGAGCGCCCCGCTCGGATAGGGAAACATCTCGAGACAGTAGAACTTCTCCTTCTCCGGGTCTGTGGCTACCTGAAAGACCCCTTCTTCTTCCCAGTACCGCTGCCATTTCTCTTCAATGCCTGTAAAGTCGTATCCCACGTCCTGTTACCCCCCCGGCAAAGTGTGTCTCCTGCTCCCTGCTGGAACAGAGGCATCGGTTGCGTTCCACCCCAGCGTGGATTACATAACAGTGCCGACATTATAGCCCCGGCCGCCTGCACACGCAAAGGCGGGGCGTAGCGCCCCGCCTTTGCGATGCATGCTTCGGCCAGAACAGCAGGGGGCTACCCCTGTCTCTCTTCGCTCTCGGGATTCTCCGGTTCGCTGCGGTCCGCCTCGCCCTGGGTCCGCACGTCCATGCCTTTCTCGCGCTCGTCGATCCCTGTGGTGACATGCTCCTGAGCCACCTTCATGAATCCCTTCAGGAGATCGATGGGTACCGGGAAGAGGGTGGTGGAGTTGTTCTCCGCCGCCACCTCCCGCAGGGTCTGCAGATACCGCAGCTGCAGTGTCACCGGGGAACGCTCCATCAGCATTGCCGCCTGGGTCAGCCGCTCGGCGGCCTGGTACTCCCCTTCGGCGTTGATGATCTTGGCCCGGCGGTCCCGCTCGGCCTCGGCCTGACTGGCCATGGCCCGCTTCATGCCTTCCGGGAGCTCGAGCTCCTTGACCTCCACCGCGCTGACCTTGACACCCCAGGGATCGGTGCGCTCGTCGATGATCTGCTGGAGCTCGGCGTTGATCTTCTCCCGGTTGGAAAGCACCTCGTCCAGTTCAGATCGCCCCACCACAGCCCGGAGGGTCGTCTGGGCCAGCTGACTGGTAGAAGAGATGTAGTTTTCCACCTCTACCACCGACTGATTCGGATTCAGCACACGGAAGTAGATGACGGCGTTGACCTTGACCGGTACATTGTCCTTGGTGATGATCTCCTGCACCGGCACATCCTGGTTGACCACACGAAGGTCCACTCTCAGCATCCTGTCGATGATGGGGATGATGATCACCAGGCCGGGTCCCTTGGTTTTGATCAGACGCCCCAGCCGGAAGACCACACCACGCTGGTATTCGGGGACGATCTTGATCGCTGCGGCAAGGATGATCACCAGCAGCAGCAGCGCGCCGATATTCATCCCGAGATTGGAGATAAACTGCATGATTGCGTCGAGCATTTCCTGTTCCTCCTCTCACAGCATTCCTGAGTTACCCACTAGTCGAGGTTCCCCTCTTCTGCCCGGACGATGAGCTTCAGCCCCTCCATCCGCACAACACGTACAACCGTTCCATCTGATATCGTCTCGCCATCCTCCGAAACCGCCCGCCAGTATTCGCCGTGGCACATGATGAACCCTTCCGGTTCGAGGGCCTTCGTTACAGTGCCGCTGCTTCCCGCAAGGCCCTCGGCACCCGACTGGACCTTGCCCCGCATCGAACGGAGCACCGCCCAGATGACCACGAGGAAGAAGATGGTGAGCACCGCCACACCGCCGATGACCACTTCATAGGAAAAATGCAAGAGTTCACCCCCCGGGGCACGGAATAGGATCAGTCCGCCGACAGCAAGCGCGGCGGCGCCGAAAAGGCTCAGCACCCCCAGACTCCCGACAAGCAGGTCGGTGATCATCACGGCGATGCCCGCCACCAGCAGCACAATCCCCGCCCAGTTGAAGGGGAGCATACGCAGGCCAAAGGCACCGAGGAGGATCATGACACCGCCGGAGACGCCCATGACGAATCCGCCGGGGGAGAGCACCTCAAAGAGGATGGCGTAGGCCCCGGCGACAAGGAGCAGATAGGCGATATCCGGCCTGGAGATCACCCCGAGGATCTTCAGTTTGGGATCCACGGGGATCTCCGAGACCGCCTCGCCCTCTGTGCGGAGCGTCCGTTCTCCGCCCTGGAAGTCGATCACCCGCCCGTCCAGGGAAGCGAGCAGACTCTCCCGGTCCGAGGCCACCAGATCCACAACTCCCGCTTCGAGAGCCTCCGTGGCCGTCAGGGAGATGCTCTCCGTCACCATCCTCGCCGCCACATCCTCGTTCCTTCCCCGCTGCTCCGCCAGCGACCGCATCTGCGCCGCCAGATCGTTGGTGATCTTCTTGTTCATCTCCTCGGAGATATCACCTCCAGACGTCGTCACGGGATGAGCGGCACCGATATTGGTCCCCTCCGACATGGCCGCCACATGGGAGGCCTGCACGATGAAGGCTCCCGCCGAGGCGGCCCGCGCGCCTGTGGGCGCCACCCAGACCACCACCGGCAGCGGAGCGTTCAGGATCCTCTGGACGATCTCACGCATGGAGCTCACCAAACCGCCGGGCGTGTCGATCTCCAGCACCAGCAGCTCCGCTTCCATCTCCTCCGCCGCCGCGACGGCGTTGCCGAGATGTTCCTCCATGGTCTGGCCCACGACGCCCTCCATGGGTGTCACGGCGACCTGGGCGCTGCAGAGCGCCGGAAAGGACACCGCCAGGGCAAGCACCAACCACAACCGCACCAGCACTCGTTTATTCATTCACTATACCTCCCAACGCCTCGGAGAGGGAGTCGGCCCTGGAGACCTTCATGCCGCGGGGCGGTTCGCCCTCGGCATGGGCACTCACCAGTGCCCTGGTAAAGCCCAGCCGGGCCGCCTCCTTCAGCCGCCGCTCCATCATCACGGCCGGACGGATCTCCCCGGCCAGTCCCACCTCGCCGAGAAGGCAGAGATCCACCGGCAACGTTCTGTCGAGCAGCGACGAGGCCACCGCAAAGCTGATCGCCAGATCGGCCGCCGGATCGCGCACCTGCATCCCCCCCGCTATGTTGACATAGACATCCTGGTTCTGCGACGACAGACCGCAGCGCCGCTCCAGCACCGCCAGCAGCAGCTGCAGCTTGTTCGCCTCCACCCCGCGGGCTGTCCGTTTGGGGTAGGGATAGGGTGTGGGGCAGGCCAGCGCCTGCACCTCCGCCACAAAGGGGCGCGTGCCTTCGATCACGATCCCGCTGGACACGCCGGGCACACCGCCGCCCGCATTGCTCCAGTAGAGATTCCCCGGCGCCGCCACCGGCCGGAGCCCCTGTTCGGCCATCTCGAAGACCCCGATCTCGTCCACGCTTCCGTACCGGTTCTTGACGGAACGGAGGATCCGGTGCGGCGACGTTCGTTCGCCGGAGAAGAGCAGCACCACGTCCACCATATGCTCCAGCATCTTCGGGCCGGCCACCTGTCCCTCCTTGGTGACATGGCCGATCAGCACCACCGCCGTTCCGGAGACCTTGGCCGCCTCGATGAGCCTCCTGGCCACCGAGCGAACCTGATTCACCGAGCCCGGCCAGCCGTCGAGCTCCGGATCCTGCAGGGCCTGCACGCTGTCGGCGACGATGATGTCGTAGCGGCCGCTGTACTGTTCGAGGAAGGCGGTATCGCTTCTGGAAAGGGCTTCCAGGGCCCCGGTGTCGATTCCGAGCCGTTCGCCCCGGTCGGCGACCTGGGAGAGCGACTCCTCGGCGGAGACATAGAGCACCCGCCTGCCCTGCCGGGTGATCCCGTCACAGACCTGAAGCAGCAGTGTGGACTTGCCGATCCCCGGCTCGCCGGCGACCAGAGCGACGGAACCGGGGACAAAACCGCCTCCCAGAACACGGTCGAATTCGCCGATGCCCGCCGGGAACCGGGACGGCCGTTCGACGCGGTCCAGCGTCTCCGCCGACACCGCAGCGACTCCTGTCGGCGCCGCCTTCGTCTCCATCTCCTGCTCCATGGTGCCCCAGGCGCCACACTGCGGGCAGCGCCCCGTCCAGGTCACACTCACGTGGCCGCATTCGGTGCATTGGTAGCGTGTCTGCTGCTTTCTGCCCATAAGACCGTCTTCCTTCGCCCCGCCCTTTTCCTGTTTACCATTCTATCGGCAAGCGCAGGCTTCGACAACAGATATCCGTCGCCCATCTGCCATTT comes from the Synergistales bacterium genome and includes:
- a CDS encoding nodulation protein NfeD, with the translated sequence MNKRVLVRLWLVLALAVSFPALCSAQVAVTPMEGVVGQTMEEHLGNAVAAAEEMEAELLVLEIDTPGGLVSSMREIVQRILNAPLPVVVWVAPTGARAASAGAFIVQASHVAAMSEGTNIGAAHPVTTSGGDISEEMNKKITNDLAAQMRSLAEQRGRNEDVAARMVTESISLTATEALEAGVVDLVASDRESLLASLDGRVIDFQGGERTLRTEGEAVSEIPVDPKLKILGVISRPDIAYLLLVAGAYAILFEVLSPGGFVMGVSGGVMILLGAFGLRMLPFNWAGIVLLVAGIAVMITDLLVGSLGVLSLFGAAALAVGGLILFRAPGGELLHFSYEVVIGGVAVLTIFFLVVIWAVLRSMRGKVQSGAEGLAGSSGTVTKALEPEGFIMCHGEYWRAVSEDGETISDGTVVRVVRMEGLKLIVRAEEGNLD
- the leuS gene encoding leucine--tRNA ligase: MGYDFTGIEEKWQRYWEEEGVFQVATDPEKEKFYCLEMFPYPSGALHMGHLRNYSIGDLLARFLWMNGYNVMHPMGYDAFGLPAENAAIQYGVHPNTWTWSNIEKMTEQLKRMGCSYDWRRRVETCNPDYYRWTQWIFLQLYHQGLAYRKKAPVNWCPQCQTVLANEQVIDGGHCWRCGSVIRKKNLEQWFLRITAYAQELLDSLEDLPGWPERVKAMQRNWIGRSEGMRLAFAIEGLDRTMETFTTRFDTIYGVTFMALAPEHPLVEELAGHSAEGEEIREFLRSVSLESEMERTAAETEKRGVFTGFYALNPVNGERVPIYVANYILMEYGTGAIMGVPAHDQRDLDFARKYGIPVRCVIAPEEGTLDEATMVTAFEEDGVQINSGEFDGLPTGEAIPRMIAWGEEQGYGQSEIHFRLRDWLISRQRFWGAPIPMVYCESCGVVPLPEDRLPVELPYDVQLLEGGRSPLPNTEEWLQTTCPACGGPARRETDTMDTFICSSWYFLRYTSPWTDKAPFLKEDVDYWMNVDQYIGGIEHAILHLMYARFFTKALADMGMLRVREPFERLLTQGMVIKDGAKMSKSKGNVVDPDEIINRFGADTARLFILFASPPSRDLDWSDRGVEGAHRFLNRVWRLVTDNLGKLKEAPREALAIDRLENAADRDMKRTIHQTIANVTTDIREEMHFNTAVARLMELSNALGAYRPQNATQWTVMREGVEVLVVCLSAFTPHICEELWAQLGNTPCLARTWWPQVEENALEEEALTIVYQENGKLRHRLQLPAGLGREELQQRVLDDGEVRRRLEGKEIVKVIAVPDKLVNVVVKT
- a CDS encoding slipin family protein — translated: MLDAIMQFISNLGMNIGALLLLVIILAAAIKIVPEYQRGVVFRLGRLIKTKGPGLVIIIPIIDRMLRVDLRVVNQDVPVQEIITKDNVPVKVNAVIYFRVLNPNQSVVEVENYISSTSQLAQTTLRAVVGRSELDEVLSNREKINAELQQIIDERTDPWGVKVSAVEVKELELPEGMKRAMASQAEAERDRRAKIINAEGEYQAAERLTQAAMLMERSPVTLQLRYLQTLREVAAENNSTTLFPVPIDLLKGFMKVAQEHVTTGIDEREKGMDVRTQGEADRSEPENPESEERQG
- the radA gene encoding DNA repair protein RadA, encoding MGRKQQTRYQCTECGHVSVTWTGRCPQCGAWGTMEQEMETKAAPTGVAAVSAETLDRVERPSRFPAGIGEFDRVLGGGFVPGSVALVAGEPGIGKSTLLLQVCDGITRQGRRVLYVSAEESLSQVADRGERLGIDTGALEALSRSDTAFLEQYSGRYDIIVADSVQALQDPELDGWPGSVNQVRSVARRLIEAAKVSGTAVVLIGHVTKEGQVAGPKMLEHMVDVVLLFSGERTSPHRILRSVKNRYGSVDEIGVFEMAEQGLRPVAAPGNLYWSNAGGGVPGVSSGIVIEGTRPFVAEVQALACPTPYPYPKRTARGVEANKLQLLLAVLERRCGLSSQNQDVYVNIAGGMQVRDPAADLAISFAVASSLLDRTLPVDLCLLGEVGLAGEIRPAVMMERRLKEAARLGFTRALVSAHAEGEPPRGMKVSRADSLSEALGGIVNE